One region of uncultured Sulfurimonas sp. genomic DNA includes:
- a CDS encoding transglutaminase-like cysteine peptidase, which translates to MVSYKNLSKEKQLLKVNFYLNQLLPQYDDIMQKQEDYWATPKEFLIAGFGDCEDYVIIKYFTLIKLGFDKKKLYLTTVEEKYIGGYHMVLSYFDEIGKAPLILDNLSFKILRLNIREDLKVDTFISENGVYKIDKNNKLIKVQKYSPKFKKLLKRVKKEG; encoded by the coding sequence ATAGTTTCATATAAAAATCTTTCTAAAGAAAAACAACTACTAAAAGTAAATTTTTATCTCAATCAACTTCTACCTCAGTACGATGATATTATGCAAAAACAAGAAGATTATTGGGCTACTCCAAAAGAGTTTCTTATAGCTGGTTTTGGTGATTGTGAAGACTATGTAATTATTAAATATTTTACTTTAATAAAATTAGGTTTTGATAAGAAAAAACTCTACTTAACTACTGTTGAAGAAAAATATATTGGTGGCTATCATATGGTGTTGAGTTATTTTGATGAGATTGGTAAAGCGCCTCTTATACTTGACAATCTTAGCTTTAAAATACTTCGATTAAACATAAGAGAAGATCTAAAAGTTGACACTTTTATAAGTGAAAATGGAGTCTATAAAATAGATAAAAACAATAAACTTATAAAAGTACAAAAATACTCTCCCAAGTTTAAAAAATTACTTAAAAGAGTAAAAAAAGAGGGTTAA
- the pyrF gene encoding orotidine-5'-phosphate decarboxylase, with protein sequence MQLCVALDLPTKEENLELIQKIKEYDVWLKVGLRTYIRDGEEFLLAIKKINPDFKIFLDLKLYDIPNTMADAAESIMGLGVDMFNVHASAGTRAMSAVMDRLNFYSSRPIVLAVTALTSFSEDEFAKIYEKDIASKADQFAKDAHDSGMDGVVCSAYESESIKNITSKEFMTLTPGIRPFGEDSADQKRVADVAYAKKAMVDFIVVGRPIYQAQNPVEVVAKILKNI encoded by the coding sequence ATGCAGTTATGTGTAGCGCTTGATTTACCTACAAAAGAAGAAAATCTAGAGTTAATCCAAAAGATAAAAGAGTATGATGTTTGGTTAAAAGTTGGTCTTAGAACTTACATCAGAGATGGTGAAGAGTTTTTACTTGCAATCAAAAAGATAAACCCTGATTTTAAAATATTTTTAGATCTAAAACTTTATGATATTCCAAATACAATGGCAGATGCTGCTGAATCAATTATGGGTCTTGGTGTTGATATGTTCAATGTTCATGCATCTGCTGGTACTAGAGCTATGAGTGCTGTAATGGATAGATTAAACTTTTATTCATCTAGACCAATCGTTTTAGCAGTTACGGCATTGACATCATTTAGTGAAGATGAATTTGCAAAGATTTATGAAAAAGATATAGCATCTAAAGCTGATCAATTTGCAAAAGATGCACATGATAGTGGAATGGATGGTGTTGTTTGTTCCGCTTATGAGAGTGAATCTATAAAAAATATCACTTCAAAAGAGTTTATGACTTTAACACCTGGAATTCGTCCATTTGGTGAAGACTCTGCAGATCAAAAGAGAGTAGCAGATGTAGCTTATGCCAAAAAAGCTATGGTTGACTTTATAGTTGTTGGTCGTCCGATATATCAAGCTCAAAATCCTGTAGAAGTTGTAGCTAAGATTTTAAAAAATATTTAA
- the acs gene encoding acetate--CoA ligase, with protein sequence MSDNKPVFKPNKEFAKNANIKNMCEYYDLQDKAVEDYEGFWGDYAKEKINWIEPFTNVLDESKAPFVKWFNGGKLNVAEQCIDRHLDTRKNKAAIIFEGDRGDVQTITYLDLYKHVNRFANLLKEDFGVKKGDRVIIYMPMIPEAAYAMLACARIGAIHSIVFGGFSSEALRDRIEDAEAKVVITADGAFRKEKPYMLKPVVDAALEGETPVKKVIVVQRNHEDVEWVAGRDYSYNEMIENKSSKCEAEVMDSEDPLFLLYTSGSTGKPKGVQHNSAGYILWAQMTMEWVFDVKENDTYWCTADVGWITGHTYIVYGPLAMGATTVMFEGVITFPDAGRPWAMVENHRINQFYTAPTAIRVLHKMGEHEPAKYDMSSLKVLGTVGEPIDPPAWKWYYEEVGQSKCAIVDTYWQTETGGHIVSPLPGATPIKPACATLPLPGIMAEILDPTTGEKVEAGETGYMCVTRPWPAQIRGVWGDEERYVKSYFGDVKKDGKAVYFTGDGAMYDEDGYITITGRTDDVINVSGHRMGTAEVEAAIKKHPNVAEVAVVGKPHPLKGEGIFAYIVLKQDDGIADEVEEVKAINNIIKKEIGNIALCDDMVFVSGLPKTRSGKIMRRILRSIAKGETVTQDISTLEDPSIVATITSKVQSCSL encoded by the coding sequence ATGTCAGATAATAAGCCAGTTTTTAAGCCAAATAAAGAATTCGCAAAAAACGCAAATATTAAAAATATGTGTGAGTACTATGATCTTCAGGATAAAGCCGTTGAAGATTATGAGGGTTTTTGGGGAGATTATGCAAAAGAAAAAATCAATTGGATTGAACCATTTACTAATGTATTAGATGAGAGTAAAGCTCCTTTTGTTAAGTGGTTTAATGGTGGTAAGTTAAATGTTGCCGAGCAATGTATAGATCGTCATTTAGATACGCGCAAAAATAAAGCTGCTATTATTTTTGAAGGTGATAGAGGTGATGTTCAAACTATTACTTATTTGGATCTTTATAAGCATGTAAATAGATTTGCAAATCTTTTAAAAGAAGATTTTGGTGTAAAAAAAGGTGATAGAGTTATTATTTATATGCCAATGATTCCAGAAGCTGCTTATGCAATGTTAGCGTGTGCTAGAATCGGTGCTATACACTCTATCGTATTTGGAGGGTTTTCTTCTGAAGCGCTACGTGATAGAATCGAAGATGCTGAGGCAAAAGTAGTAATTACTGCAGATGGTGCTTTTAGAAAAGAAAAACCATATATGTTAAAGCCAGTTGTAGATGCTGCACTTGAGGGTGAAACTCCGGTTAAGAAAGTTATAGTTGTTCAAAGAAATCATGAAGATGTTGAGTGGGTAGCTGGTCGTGATTACTCATATAATGAAATGATAGAAAATAAAAGTTCTAAATGTGAGGCAGAAGTTATGGATAGTGAAGATCCACTTTTCTTACTTTATACTTCAGGTTCAACAGGTAAACCAAAAGGTGTTCAACACAACTCTGCAGGTTATATACTTTGGGCTCAGATGACTATGGAATGGGTATTTGATGTTAAAGAAAACGATACTTATTGGTGTACTGCTGATGTTGGTTGGATCACAGGGCATACTTACATAGTTTACGGTCCACTTGCAATGGGTGCTACTACTGTAATGTTTGAGGGTGTTATTACATTCCCAGATGCAGGAAGACCTTGGGCAATGGTTGAAAATCATAGAATAAATCAATTTTATACAGCTCCTACGGCTATACGTGTACTACACAAAATGGGTGAACATGAACCAGCTAAATACGATATGAGTTCATTAAAAGTTCTTGGAACTGTTGGTGAGCCTATAGATCCTCCAGCGTGGAAATGGTACTATGAAGAAGTTGGTCAAAGTAAGTGTGCTATCGTTGATACTTATTGGCAAACTGAAACTGGTGGTCATATAGTTTCTCCACTTCCAGGTGCTACACCTATTAAACCTGCATGTGCGACTCTGCCGCTTCCAGGTATTATGGCTGAGATTTTAGATCCTACAACAGGAGAAAAAGTAGAAGCTGGTGAAACTGGCTATATGTGTGTTACTCGTCCTTGGCCTGCTCAAATTCGTGGAGTTTGGGGTGATGAAGAGAGATATGTAAAATCATACTTCGGTGATGTTAAAAAAGATGGCAAAGCTGTTTACTTCACAGGAGATGGCGCTATGTATGATGAAGATGGTTACATTACAATCACTGGTCGTACAGATGATGTTATAAATGTTTCTGGACACAGAATGGGTACAGCAGAAGTTGAAGCTGCAATTAAGAAACATCCTAATGTTGCAGAAGTTGCAGTTGTTGGAAAACCACATCCATTAAAAGGTGAGGGTATTTTTGCTTATATCGTATTAAAACAAGATGATGGTATAGCTGATGAAGTTGAAGAAGTTAAAGCTATCAATAACATAATCAAAAAAGAGATTGGTAATATAGCACTTTGTGATGATATGGTTTTTGTTTCAGGACTACCTAAAACTAGAAGTGGAAAAATCATGAGAAGAATTCTTCGCTCAATTGCTAAGGGTGAAACTGTAACTCAAGATATTTCAACTCTTGAAGATCCAAGTATCGTTGCTACGATAACAAGTAAAGTTCAAAGTTGTTCTTTATAA
- a CDS encoding 3'-5' exonuclease: MFSSFISNLKRKANHSRLKDSEFEFLFEEDKSGEYIVFDTETTGLNPKKDDILSIGAVKIKDNKIITSQTFEVFIKNSREISSKSIEIHRIRPIDLQNGEIVDDAIKKFLYFIGSRPLVGYYLEFDVNMINKYIKPMLGVTLPNKKIEVSEIYFDKTISLIPQGNIDLRFDTILKKCDVPDMGAHNAVNDAIMTAMIYLKLTKER, from the coding sequence ATGTTTTCTTCTTTTATTTCTAATTTAAAACGAAAAGCAAATCACTCAAGACTCAAAGATAGCGAGTTTGAATTTTTGTTTGAAGAAGATAAAAGTGGAGAGTATATTGTCTTTGATACAGAGACAACAGGATTGAATCCAAAAAAAGATGATATTCTCTCTATAGGTGCTGTTAAGATAAAAGATAATAAAATAATCACTTCACAAACTTTTGAAGTTTTTATAAAAAATTCTCGTGAAATTAGTTCAAAAAGTATAGAAATACATAGAATCCGTCCTATTGACTTGCAAAATGGTGAAATAGTAGACGATGCTATAAAAAAATTTTTATATTTTATAGGTTCTAGACCTTTGGTTGGATACTATTTAGAATTTGATGTTAATATGATAAATAAGTATATAAAACCAATGTTGGGAGTAACTCTTCCAAATAAAAAAATAGAAGTTTCTGAAATATACTTTGATAAGACGATTTCTTTGATTCCTCAAGGAAATATTGATTTACGATTCGATACAATCTTAAAGAAGTGTGACGTGCCTGATATGGGTGCACATAATGCTGTTAATGATGCAATTATGACAGCAATGATATATTTAAAATTAACAAAGGAAAGATAA
- a CDS encoding putative nucleotidyltransferase substrate binding domain-containing protein, whose product MSILDQRKLIESIHPFELLSTTTLDNLMKKIDIAYYPKDTLLLSKNIPSIAFYIIIKGSVTESIDDEIHNVYSHGDTFDADALIYGKCEGKFVVDEDLICYEIKKDDFLELMQNKKVQSYFLQDFVTRHQHLKNYEMQSDLSGFLMAKVSDIFLHKACVVEHNETIHNSLKKQEKLKAHVIIVKHDTDYSIVTDSNLRKHVLLGGIDVSDKISKIATKGLISIDIEDFLFNALLIMTQNEIKRIVVMKDNEIIGVLEQLDLLSYFANHSHLVAVQIDKALTIDDLKILQDDLKNLIVTLRAKGVKVRYITKLVSTLNLKVYKKVFDMCVDANLQKDCALIVMGSEGREEQTVKSDQDNALIVRDGVDVELYTEPMIKLNSYLLELGFPKCLGNIMVSNEFWRRNESGYKELINGWTQSMSDYDVQNLSIFIDSKCVGGDADLLNGLITYLHQHFHQRDDVLAHIAKAVLNFDTPLSMFSGFVLEKEHQNKLDLKKGGAFALVHGIRTLCLQYKITQTNTIRRIKELNNKGIIDKNFATELIESFDTLSAIRLKAMLEAKSIEESNYINPQNLEKIQRDLLKDSFKIINKFKKFMSFHFHLNMVA is encoded by the coding sequence TTGAGTATTTTAGATCAGCGAAAACTTATTGAGTCCATTCATCCTTTTGAACTCTTAAGCACAACTACACTAGATAATCTTATGAAAAAGATAGATATAGCTTACTACCCAAAAGATACACTGCTACTTTCAAAAAATATTCCCTCAATCGCTTTTTACATTATAATTAAAGGTTCTGTTACTGAATCAATTGATGATGAAATTCACAATGTATATTCTCATGGAGATACGTTTGACGCAGATGCTCTTATCTATGGAAAATGTGAAGGTAAATTTGTCGTTGATGAAGATCTTATTTGTTATGAGATAAAAAAAGATGATTTTTTAGAATTAATGCAAAATAAAAAAGTACAAAGTTATTTTTTACAAGATTTTGTTACACGTCATCAGCATCTTAAAAATTATGAGATGCAAAGTGATTTATCTGGATTTTTAATGGCAAAAGTATCAGATATATTTTTGCATAAGGCTTGTGTAGTAGAACACAATGAAACTATTCATAATTCTTTAAAAAAGCAAGAGAAACTTAAAGCGCATGTTATTATCGTTAAACATGACACAGACTATAGCATCGTTACTGATAGTAACCTAAGAAAGCATGTATTGCTTGGTGGAATAGATGTAAGTGATAAGATTAGCAAAATAGCTACAAAAGGTCTTATTAGCATCGATATCGAAGATTTTTTGTTTAATGCTCTTTTAATTATGACTCAAAATGAGATAAAAAGAATTGTTGTTATGAAAGATAATGAAATTATCGGTGTTCTTGAACAGCTTGATCTTCTGAGTTACTTTGCAAATCACTCTCATCTTGTTGCAGTTCAAATTGATAAAGCTTTAACTATAGATGACTTGAAAATATTGCAAGATGACCTTAAAAATCTTATAGTAACACTTAGAGCTAAAGGTGTTAAAGTAAGATATATAACTAAGTTAGTATCTACACTTAATCTTAAAGTTTACAAAAAAGTATTTGATATGTGTGTAGATGCAAACTTGCAAAAAGATTGTGCTTTAATTGTTATGGGAAGTGAGGGTAGAGAAGAGCAGACTGTAAAATCTGATCAAGATAATGCCCTTATTGTTAGAGACGGTGTAGATGTTGAGCTTTATACTGAGCCTATGATAAAGCTAAACTCTTATTTGTTAGAATTAGGTTTTCCAAAATGTCTTGGAAATATCATGGTTAGTAATGAGTTTTGGAGAAGAAATGAATCCGGATATAAGGAACTTATAAACGGATGGACTCAGAGTATGAGTGATTATGATGTTCAAAACCTTAGTATTTTTATAGATTCAAAATGTGTGGGTGGAGATGCAGATCTTTTAAATGGGTTGATAACATATCTTCATCAACACTTTCATCAAAGAGATGATGTCTTGGCTCATATTGCAAAAGCAGTGCTTAATTTTGATACACCTCTTTCTATGTTTTCAGGATTTGTTTTAGAAAAAGAACATCAAAACAAACTTGATTTAAAAAAAGGTGGTGCATTCGCGTTGGTTCATGGTATTAGAACCTTATGTTTGCAATATAAAATTACACAAACAAATACTATAAGAAGAATAAAAGAGTTAAACAATAAAGGGATTATAGATAAAAACTTTGCAACAGAGTTGATTGAGAGTTTTGATACTTTAAGTGCAATTCGTCTAAAAGCTATGTTGGAAGCGAAATCTATAGAAGAGAGTAATTATATTAATCCTCAAAATCTTGAAAAGATTCAAAGAGATTTACTAAAAGATAGTTTTAAAATCATAAATAAATTTAAAAAATTTATGAGTTTTCACTTTCATTTAAATATGGTTGCTTAA
- a CDS encoding cation acetate symporter: MNINRIFLFLILGTVAVFAAGAIEGEVSKQALNMSAIVMFLLFVGGTLGITYWAAKRTKSAKDFYTAGGGITGFQNGMAIAGDYMSAASFLGISGLVYLKGYDGLIYSIGFLVGWPIILFMIAEPLRNLGKYTFADVASYRLRQTPIRSLAASGSIATVILYLIAQMVGSGKLIQLLFGLQYEIAVILVGVLMILYVTFGGMLATTWVQIIKAFLLLSGATFMAVAVMSHYNFNFGQLFSHATELKGIEIMSPGGLVSDPISAISLAVALMFGTAGLPHILMRFFTVSDAKEARKSVFYATGFIGYFYILTFIIGFGAIVMVFQNPQYLDMAKQAIDGGSPILGGNNMAAIHLSHAVGGDFFLGFISAVAFATILAVVSGLTLAGASAISHDLYASVIKKGKADGLMEMKVSKIATIALGIIAIIMGIMFEKQNIAFVVGLAFAIAASANFPILFLSMYWSKLTTRGAVIGGSIGLATAVLLVVLGPIVWVDILGNAEAIFPYKYPALFSVIAAFVSIWFFSITDSSHDAEAEREAFEAQYIRSQTGIGAEGASEH, translated from the coding sequence ATGAATATAAATAGAATATTTTTATTTTTAATACTTGGTACAGTGGCAGTATTTGCAGCAGGAGCTATAGAAGGTGAAGTTTCAAAACAAGCACTTAATATGTCTGCTATTGTTATGTTCTTGCTTTTTGTTGGTGGTACTTTAGGTATTACTTATTGGGCTGCTAAGCGTACAAAATCTGCAAAAGATTTCTATACTGCTGGTGGTGGAATCACAGGTTTTCAAAATGGTATGGCTATCGCTGGTGATTATATGTCAGCTGCGTCATTCCTTGGAATTTCTGGTCTTGTTTACCTAAAAGGTTATGATGGTCTTATTTACTCAATTGGTTTTCTAGTTGGTTGGCCAATTATTCTTTTTATGATTGCAGAGCCTTTAAGAAACTTAGGTAAGTATACTTTTGCAGACGTTGCATCTTATAGATTACGTCAAACTCCAATTCGCTCACTTGCAGCATCTGGATCAATAGCAACAGTTATTCTTTACTTAATCGCTCAAATGGTTGGTTCTGGTAAACTTATCCAACTTCTTTTTGGTCTTCAGTATGAGATAGCTGTTATCTTAGTTGGTGTATTGATGATACTTTATGTAACATTTGGTGGTATGCTTGCTACTACATGGGTACAAATTATTAAAGCATTTTTATTACTTTCTGGTGCTACATTTATGGCAGTAGCTGTTATGTCTCACTATAACTTTAACTTTGGCCAATTATTCTCTCACGCTACAGAGTTAAAAGGTATTGAAATAATGAGCCCAGGTGGACTTGTTAGTGATCCTATATCGGCCATATCTCTTGCGGTAGCCCTGATGTTTGGTACAGCTGGTCTTCCTCATATTCTTATGAGATTTTTCACAGTTAGTGATGCAAAAGAAGCTCGTAAATCAGTTTTTTATGCTACTGGTTTTATTGGATATTTTTATATCTTAACTTTCATCATTGGTTTTGGTGCTATCGTTATGGTTTTTCAAAATCCACAATATTTAGATATGGCTAAACAAGCTATAGATGGTGGTTCTCCAATTCTTGGTGGAAACAATATGGCGGCTATTCACTTATCTCACGCTGTAGGTGGTGACTTCTTCTTAGGATTTATTTCAGCTGTTGCTTTTGCAACTATCTTAGCTGTTGTATCTGGTCTTACTCTAGCTGGTGCATCTGCAATTTCGCATGATCTTTATGCATCTGTTATTAAAAAAGGTAAAGCTGATGGTCTAATGGAGATGAAAGTTTCTAAAATTGCAACTATCGCTCTTGGTATTATCGCTATTATCATGGGTATTATGTTTGAAAAACAAAATATCGCATTCGTTGTTGGTCTTGCTTTTGCTATTGCAGCATCTGCTAACTTCCCAATTTTATTCCTTTCTATGTACTGGAGTAAACTTACAACTCGTGGTGCTGTAATTGGTGGATCAATTGGTCTTGCTACGGCTGTTTTACTTGTTGTTTTAGGTCCGATTGTATGGGTTGATATTTTAGGAAATGCTGAAGCAATTTTCCCTTATAAATATCCAGCATTATTCTCTGTTATAGCAGCTTTTGTTTCTATATGGTTCTTCTCGATTACTGATTCATCTCACGATGCTGAGGCTGAGAGAGAAGCATTTGAAGCTCAATATATCAGAAGTCAAACTGGTATTGGCGCTGAAGGTGCTTCAGAGCACTAA
- a CDS encoding DUF485 domain-containing protein, protein MNKELVDKIKNNPDYQELVSKRSGFAIKLSIAMLVVYFTFILTIAFNPSALGAPLSPDSVTTVGIPIGIAIIIFAFILTGIYTKRANGEFDNLSNKIKESIKEN, encoded by the coding sequence ATGAACAAAGAACTTGTTGATAAAATCAAAAACAATCCGGATTATCAAGAGCTAGTATCTAAAAGATCTGGCTTTGCGATAAAGTTGTCTATTGCTATGTTGGTGGTGTATTTTACATTTATTTTAACTATAGCATTCAATCCTTCGGCTTTAGGAGCACCTTTGTCTCCTGATTCTGTTACAACAGTTGGTATTCCAATAGGTATAGCAATTATTATTTTTGCATTTATCTTAACTGGAATCTATACAAAACGTGCAAATGGCGAATTTGATAACTTAAGCAATAAAATCAAAGAAAGCATAAAGGAAAACTAG
- a CDS encoding OprD family outer membrane porin, with the protein MKKNIALSAIVVGLLSSVNVQAADDLSSMFSEGKTSGQIRSYSISRAMDYSDSTKDDYTRNANAIGGHLKFETADYKGLNFGTAFYTTNGFANHEDRTSAKFDPTLLGESNEGYSILGEAYVSYNAKDLGTKTNVKFGRQKLNTPMAGADDARMLPNLFEAVVVSNTDIPDTTLIAAHVTGFAQGTFGRAYGAGGILAATGGYSAVDPSNQVGDFKNMGSYAVGEHTDGVSIVSATYAGVEGLKIQLWDYYAHDILNMIYAEVDYKIKLGAFTPFVAAQFIKQNEVGDKQLKALGGNGNIDSSYWGLKAGASIENFTAYVAYSAISENSATDASYANAIISPWGGMPAYTQGMVTRHQFLAGTKASKIAASYNFKAFGPDLTAVLYYANYDMEKNNGYTQDDASESGFDLIYNTGFVKNLQLRLRGNYSRDFNVNAAGDTVSWNEHRFIVNYTF; encoded by the coding sequence ATGAAAAAGAATATAGCACTAAGTGCAATCGTAGTAGGACTTTTAAGTTCAGTTAATGTTCAAGCAGCTGATGATTTAAGCTCAATGTTTAGTGAAGGAAAGACTAGTGGTCAAATTAGATCATATAGCATCTCTAGAGCTATGGATTATAGTGATTCAACAAAAGATGATTATACGAGAAATGCAAATGCAATTGGTGGTCACCTAAAGTTTGAAACTGCAGACTACAAAGGTTTAAACTTTGGTACTGCTTTTTATACTACAAATGGTTTTGCTAATCATGAAGATAGAACTAGTGCTAAGTTTGACCCAACTCTTTTGGGAGAAAGTAATGAGGGTTATTCTATATTGGGTGAAGCTTATGTATCTTACAATGCAAAAGATTTAGGAACCAAAACAAATGTTAAGTTTGGTCGTCAAAAATTAAATACACCTATGGCTGGAGCAGACGACGCTAGAATGCTTCCAAACCTTTTTGAAGCTGTAGTAGTTAGTAATACAGATATTCCTGATACTACTCTTATAGCGGCTCATGTAACAGGTTTTGCTCAAGGTACATTTGGTCGGGCATATGGTGCAGGTGGAATTTTAGCAGCTACAGGAGGTTACTCAGCAGTAGATCCTTCTAATCAAGTTGGTGATTTTAAAAATATGGGTAGTTATGCAGTTGGTGAACACACTGATGGTGTTTCTATAGTTTCTGCAACTTATGCTGGAGTTGAAGGTCTTAAAATTCAGCTTTGGGATTATTATGCTCATGATATACTAAATATGATTTATGCAGAAGTTGATTATAAAATCAAGCTAGGTGCATTTACACCATTTGTAGCAGCTCAGTTTATTAAACAAAATGAAGTTGGAGATAAGCAACTAAAAGCTTTAGGTGGCAATGGAAATATAGATAGTTCATATTGGGGTCTTAAAGCTGGAGCTTCTATAGAAAATTTTACTGCTTATGTGGCATATTCAGCGATAAGTGAGAACTCAGCAACTGACGCTTCTTATGCAAACGCTATAATCTCTCCATGGGGTGGAATGCCAGCATATACTCAAGGTATGGTAACTCGTCATCAATTTTTAGCTGGAACAAAAGCTTCTAAAATTGCTGCATCTTATAATTTTAAAGCATTTGGACCTGATTTAACAGCTGTTCTTTACTATGCAAATTATGATATGGAGAAAAATAATGGTTACACTCAAGATGATGCAAGTGAAAGTGGTTTTGATTTAATTTACAACACTGGTTTTGTTAAAAACTTACAACTTCGTCTACGTGGAAACTATTCAAGAGACTTTAATGTAAATGCAGCTGGTGATACAGTTAGCTGGAATGAGCATAGATTTATAGTTAACTATACATTCTAA
- a CDS encoding TRAP transporter large permease subunit gives MIGILMFFTALFMLLFGFPVAFTFASVSVFFGLVAGISEIYMVGGFDAGMMAGLAEGLSEGVAMFDYMPYRIFSIQQNTILMAIPMFIFMGIILQKTGLAEKLLESMGFLFGEIRGGIAISTVLVGSLLAASTGVVGASVVAMGVISLPVMMKYKYKTELATGTICASGTLGQIIPPSIVLIILGDVFQVPVGDLFQAAVGPGLTLVGSYILYILVVSYLNKNVAPAIPADASRGSKAKQVQKALIDIIPSLTLIILVLGSIFAGIATPTESSAVGSVGAILLALLYRTFSLGMVKEAALESVKITSMVFGILIGATAFSMVFSYTGGEEIIAEFMTNLPGDDKMSFIIFTMIVVLVLGFFIDFVEISYIIIPILVPISQVLEINPVWFAILIAMNLQTSFLTPPFGFSLFYLKGVAPSSVTTMHIYRGVIPFIIIQIVILGVVALYPEFFGISSLLE, from the coding sequence ATGATAGGTATTTTAATGTTTTTTACAGCACTTTTTATGCTGTTGTTTGGATTTCCTGTTGCATTTACCTTTGCATCTGTATCAGTGTTTTTTGGTTTAGTAGCTGGAATAAGTGAAATATATATGGTTGGTGGTTTTGACGCAGGAATGATGGCTGGTTTAGCCGAAGGACTGAGCGAAGGTGTAGCAATGTTTGACTATATGCCTTATAGAATTTTCTCTATTCAGCAAAATACTATTTTAATGGCTATTCCGATGTTTATTTTTATGGGAATAATATTGCAAAAAACAGGTCTTGCAGAAAAACTTTTAGAATCAATGGGATTTTTATTTGGAGAGATTAGAGGTGGTATAGCTATTTCTACTGTTTTAGTAGGCTCACTCTTAGCAGCATCTACAGGTGTTGTTGGTGCTTCTGTAGTTGCAATGGGAGTTATTTCTCTTCCTGTAATGATGAAGTATAAATACAAAACAGAGTTAGCTACAGGAACTATATGTGCATCTGGTACACTAGGTCAAATTATTCCTCCTTCTATTGTGCTTATTATTCTTGGGGATGTTTTTCAAGTTCCTGTTGGTGATTTATTTCAAGCAGCTGTTGGGCCAGGTCTTACGCTTGTTGGTTCATACATACTTTATATATTAGTAGTTTCATATCTCAATAAAAATGTAGCACCTGCAATTCCAGCAGATGCTTCTCGTGGTAGTAAAGCTAAGCAGGTTCAAAAAGCTCTTATTGATATTATCCCTTCTTTAACTCTTATTATCTTGGTTCTTGGATCTATTTTTGCAGGTATTGCAACTCCTACAGAATCTTCAGCTGTTGGATCAGTTGGTGCAATATTATTAGCTTTACTATATAGAACTTTTTCACTAGGAATGGTTAAAGAAGCAGCACTAGAATCTGTAAAAATTACTTCAATGGTATTTGGTATATTGATTGGTGCTACTGCTTTTTCTATGGTTTTTTCATATACTGGTGGAGAAGAGATAATCGCAGAGTTTATGACTAACTTACCTGGTGATGACAAGATGTCATTTATTATATTTACTATGATTGTTGTATTGGTTTTAGGGTTTTTTATTGATTTTGTTGAAATTTCATATATTATTATTCCTATCTTAGTTCCAATTTCACAAGTATTGGAAATCAACCCTGTTTGGTTTGCAATTTTGATTGCGATGAATCTACAAACATCATTTTTAACACCACCATTTGGTTTTTCACTCTTTTACTTAAAAGGTGTAGCTCCAAGTTCTGTTACAACTATGCACATATATAGAGGGGTGATACCTTTTATTATTATACAGATAGTTATATTGGGCGTAGTTGCCTTATATCCGGAGTTTTTCGGCATCTCTTCACTCTTGGAATAA